The following proteins are encoded in a genomic region of Bacillus sp. FJAT-22090:
- a CDS encoding DUF4177 domain-containing protein, whose protein sequence is MHEYKFVKIEFKKLSSKPNEDYREVIKNHANQGWRFVQIFSPDFATSGVAVGSYYELIFERPIKQ, encoded by the coding sequence ATGCATGAATACAAGTTTGTAAAAATTGAGTTTAAAAAATTATCTAGTAAACCTAATGAAGACTATCGAGAAGTAATTAAAAATCACGCAAATCAAGGCTGGCGTTTTGTTCAAATTTTCTCCCCTGACTTTGCAACTTCAGGAGTTGCAGTAGGGTCATACTATGAATTGATTTTTGAAAGACCTATAAAACAGTAA